One genomic window of bacterium includes the following:
- a CDS encoding ATP-dependent Clp protease ATP-binding subunit: MPIDISNKYSTDFLQTLEKAFELTYFQNRFEVTIWDFWKVIIDQESYFTLFTEINLPTDTIDKIKTLPTSIDQNIAKKKPDTKSINTYRVQISHSLHKLILLSYMISVRFGREFVNIEDSILAFLEYPDSEHIFYKLKIDQRALENAINARIGGGMNLTEDTTTPVLNKFSTDLTAKARITPLHKAIGRDREIAQLIRVLSRESKSNAILVGEAGVGKTAIVETFAEMVVKNEIPTAFLDARVLSLNLSLLMSAAMNRQVIDDVLTTILDEVKLDPNIILFIDEIHLITQDSNQSETSIIANILKPALARGEIKTIGATTMSEYRKFIEPDGALARRFEVIKVEEPNVENSILICKEVRKRLENFHKLKINDEAIQNAVELSKRYITDKFLPDKAIDLLDEACAAEESGSSAKSDDKIITADDVRKILSEKTGIPIQKLSADEASKLMDLEGQLREHVKGQDLAVYKVAEVIRRSRAGLKDPKKPIGSFLFLGPSGVGKTELAKAITKIVYDTEKAMIRVDMSEFSESHTVQRLVGAPPGYVGYEEGGQLTNPVFERPYSLVLLDEIEKANAKVFDVFLQVLDDGRLTDGQGRTVDFKNTIIIATSNLASDIITQYFSQSMNQYQTASIEESEQMINNLYESYVLPVLKQSFRPEFINRFDNVVIFNGLTIDALKHIGQLKVKEIEDRLKDRNITINLKPQTLDALVAKSYSPQFGARPLVRALQEKVENFIAKGIIDASIKDGDRVEI; this comes from the coding sequence ATGCCTATTGATATCTCAAATAAGTACTCTACTGATTTTTTACAAACTTTAGAAAAAGCATTTGAGCTTACTTACTTTCAAAATAGATTTGAAGTAACTATATGGGATTTTTGGAAAGTGATAATTGACCAGGAAAGCTATTTTACACTCTTTACTGAGATAAATTTGCCAACAGATACTATAGACAAGATAAAAACGCTACCCACTTCGATTGACCAGAATATTGCAAAGAAAAAGCCTGATACAAAGTCTATAAATACCTACAGAGTTCAAATTTCACATTCTTTGCACAAGTTGATACTACTAAGTTACATGATTTCTGTTCGTTTTGGCAGAGAATTTGTGAATATTGAGGACAGCATACTCGCTTTTCTGGAATATCCTGACTCAGAACATATATTTTATAAATTGAAAATTGATCAACGAGCATTGGAAAATGCTATCAATGCGAGAATTGGAGGAGGCATGAATCTTACTGAAGATACTACAACTCCAGTACTGAACAAATTTTCCACTGATTTAACAGCAAAAGCAAGGATAACTCCATTACACAAAGCCATTGGAAGAGATAGAGAAATTGCACAGTTGATTCGTGTTTTATCTAGAGAAAGCAAGTCAAATGCTATTCTAGTAGGAGAAGCAGGAGTCGGGAAGACAGCTATAGTTGAAACATTCGCTGAAATGGTAGTCAAAAATGAAATTCCAACAGCATTTCTTGATGCAAGGGTACTAAGTTTGAACCTATCATTATTGATGAGTGCAGCAATGAATCGGCAAGTTATCGACGATGTACTTACTACAATTTTGGATGAAGTCAAACTTGATCCAAACATTATTCTCTTTATTGATGAGATTCATCTTATCACGCAAGACTCGAATCAAAGTGAAACTAGTATTATTGCAAATATCTTGAAACCTGCTCTTGCAAGAGGTGAGATAAAAACCATTGGAGCAACAACTATGAGTGAATATAGGAAGTTTATTGAACCTGATGGAGCACTTGCTAGAAGATTTGAAGTAATCAAAGTTGAGGAACCAAATGTAGAAAACTCTATACTTATTTGCAAAGAGGTAAGGAAGAGATTGGAAAACTTTCATAAGTTGAAAATAAATGATGAAGCAATACAAAATGCTGTTGAATTATCAAAAAGATACATTACTGATAAATTTCTGCCAGATAAGGCTATTGACCTTCTAGATGAAGCATGTGCAGCTGAAGAATCAGGTTCGAGTGCTAAATCAGATGACAAAATAATCACTGCTGACGATGTAAGAAAAATACTATCAGAAAAAACGGGGATACCTATTCAAAAACTGAGTGCTGACGAAGCAAGTAAACTAATGGATTTGGAAGGACAACTGAGAGAACATGTAAAAGGACAAGATTTAGCAGTCTATAAAGTAGCAGAAGTTATACGCAGAAGTAGAGCTGGATTGAAAGATCCCAAAAAACCAATTGGTAGCTTTCTTTTTCTGGGTCCGTCTGGAGTTGGTAAGACCGAGCTGGCCAAAGCTATCACCAAAATTGTTTATGACACAGAGAAAGCGATGATTAGGGTAGATATGAGCGAATTTAGCGAAAGTCATACTGTACAAAGGTTAGTTGGAGCACCCCCTGGTTATGTCGGTTATGAAGAGGGTGGCCAGCTTACCAATCCTGTTTTTGAAAGACCATATAGTTTGGTATTGTTAGATGAAATTGAAAAGGCAAATGCAAAAGTCTTTGATGTATTTCTACAAGTCCTTGATGATGGACGACTTACAGATGGTCAAGGAAGAACTGTCGACTTTAAAAACACAATTATAATCGCAACAAGTAACCTAGCTTCAGATATTATTACTCAATATTTTTCACAATCTATGAATCAATATCAAACTGCTTCTATAGAAGAAAGTGAACAAATGATCAATAATTTGTACGAGTCCTATGTATTACCTGTTTTAAAACAAAGCTTTAGACCAGAATTCATCAATAGATTTGATAATGTCGTTATATTCAATGGACTTACTATTGATGCACTGAAACATATAGGACAGCTTAAGGTCAAAGAAATTGAAGATAGACTGAAGGATAGAAATATCACTATAAATCTGAAACCACAAACTTTGGATGCCTTAGTTGCAAAATCATATTCTCCACAATTTGGTGCAAGACCTTTAGTTCGGGCCTTGCAGGAAAAAGTTGAGAACTTTATAGCAAAAGGTATAATTGATGCAAGCATCAAAGATGGAGACAGAGTCGAAATCTAA